In one Diabrotica virgifera virgifera chromosome 5, PGI_DIABVI_V3a genomic region, the following are encoded:
- the LOC114343726 gene encoding uncharacterized protein LOC114343726, whose amino-acid sequence MMSDESENDGVYVDQLEKDIYYKKYKLLLEECSNLQRSNEILVFRIQELNRMTKRRLKDIKFFKQRLLLNYEEDWAVIPNTDESMVEEDDKKAIQLLIPPVKIKEEVVDEEEKVEKKPVKKSTKRKSSKSERDPNAPKRPSNPFFQFCQEQRQILMEQIAAELKPGEVEPSKQELTRQLAIKWKTLSGPDRKVYVDRYERSKEKYAAELEEYNMKK is encoded by the coding sequence ATGATGTCAGATGAATCTGAAAACGATGGGGTCTACGTAGACCAATTAGAAAAAGATATCTACTACAAAAAATATAAGTTGTTGCTGGAAGAATGTTCAAATTTACAAAGATCTAACGAAATACTGGTATTTAGAATACAAGAACTAAACAGAATGACGAAGAGAAGACTGAAAGACATAAAGTTTTTTAAACAAAGGTTACTGCTTAATTACGAAGAAGACTGGGCAGTGATCCCGAACACAGATGAAAGTATGGTTGAAGAAGACGACAAAAAGGCAATTCAGCTCTTGATACCGCCTGTAAAGATCAAGGAAGAAGTAGTGGATGAAGAAGAGAAGGTAGAAAAGAAACCTGTAAAGAAAAGCACAAAGAGGAAATCCTCAAAGTCAGAAAGAGATCCGAATGCACCAAAAAGACCATCAAATCCATTTTTCCAGTTTTGCCAAGAACAAAGACAGATACTGATGGAACAAATAGCAGCAGAATTGAAGCCTGGTGAAGTTGAACCTAGCAAACAGGAGCTGACAAGACAGTTAGCTATCAAATGGAAGACTTTGTCAGGGCCAGATCGAAAAGTTTATGTAGATAGGTATGAGCGGTCAAAGGAAAAATATGCTGCAGAGCTGGAGGagtataatatgaaaaaatga
- the LOC126885617 gene encoding uncharacterized protein LOC126885617: protein MLCPPTKTMKPGKNSAEFPRTPKQLNTAYINLKRVTSQKVAEENIQKYNEQKVLDQLKRDQTADKKDILATGGGTFRPRLTDVGAQMLSLIGNQIQPLPNSCDSASGFFTSVAQDSQVEVDYLQLEDT, encoded by the exons ATGCTATGTCCaccaaccaaaacaatgaaacctGGGAAAAATAGCGCTGAATTTCCCAGAACACCCAAGCAGCTGAACACTGCATATATAAACTTAAAAAGGGTCACTAGCCAAAAAGTAGCAGAGGAAAAT ATTCAAAAATATAATGAGCAGAAGGTTTTGGACCAGTTGAAGAGAGACCAAACTGCGGACAAA AAAGACATACTTGCAACAGGTGGTGGCACATTTAGGCCTCGTCTCACAGATGTAGGGGCACAAATGTTGAGTTTGATTGGCAATCAAATCCAACCTTTACCCAACAGTTGTGACAGTGCATCTGGTTTCTTCACATCTG ttgCACAAGACAGTCAAGTGGAAGTAGATTACCTACAATTGGAAGACACATAG